In Xanthomonas fragariae, the genomic window ACGGCTGGCGAAGCGCAGCAATTGCAGCACGCCGGCCGAATCCAGTTGCCTGATGCCACGCGCGTCGATGCGCCGAACGCCATCGGGCACGGCCTGCAGCAGCTCTGCCTGGGGCAGAGCGGTCGCAAGGACCCAACTGCCAGCGAGGCGGACCTGTGCGTGATCTTGCGAGTCTTGTTCGATGCGTGGAGGTTGCGGCTTGATCATTTGGGGCCTGTCCGTAGCTCCAGCATACAGCGGCTGGCGTGAGCAAATGTTGGGGGCGCTTCTCAGCCCGTGCGTTGTACTGCCATTCAGAACGCCGGCTGCGCGCGCAGCGGCATACACTGACAGTCTCGCCAGAAGGCGTTTCTCCGATCCGACTCGCCACGCATGTCCGCTGCCACCATCGTCCTCCAGTCCGTCAGCGCTACCTACGCCCAGCGCGTCGCCTTTGTCTCGGAAATCGCCGGGCGCCTGCATTCCTATGGCACCACCTCGCAGCGTCTTGAGGCCGCGGTGATCGGTTTGTCGCAGAAGCTGGGTCTGGACTGTGAGCCCTTGTCCAATCCCACCGGCATTATTTTGAGCTTCAGCGACCCGACCAAGGTGATCGGCTCCAGCGACATCACCCGCGTAATTCGGCTGGCCCCAGGCGAAAACGACCTTTACAAGCTCAGCGTGGCCGATTACGTGGCCGACAGTGTGGCCAATGGGCGCATGAGCATCGCGCAGGGCCACACCGCGCTGCGGCGGCTGGACGGCGAGCTAGATCGACGCGGCAAGACCATGCAGGTACTGGCATTCGGGCTGGCCGCAGCCGGCGTGGCCGGGTTATGGAAGCTACCATGGCTGGATATCGCCACCGCCGGTGCGATCGGCATGTCGATCGGCTTGCTGACCCAATACACCGACAAGCGCGCGGCGACCAGAGAGGCTGGTGAAGCACTGGCCGGCTTGCTGGCCGGTGTGGTGGCAGCGGTGGTGGCCTCGCTGCTCGGGCCGCTGAACCTCAATACGGTGATCATTGCCTCGCTGGTGGTGCTGCTGCCGGGCATGTCTTTGACCAATGCGTTCAACGAGTTGGCCAGCCAGCATTGGGTGTCCGGCACCGCGCGCTTGGCCGGTGCGGTGACCACAGTGCTCAAGCTCACCGTCGGCGCGGTGATTGCGGTGACGCTGACCCAATTGGTAGGCTTGCATCCGCAGGTAACCGCGTCGCGACCGCAGGCCGACTGGGTGGAATGGGCTTCGCTGCTAGTGGCCGCCTACGCGTTTGCTGTGTTGTTCAAAGCCAGTCGGCGCGATTATTTATGGGTAATGGCGGCGGCTATGTCCGGTTATGTCATTGCGCGTCATGCAGGACATGCCTGGGGTGGTCCGGCCGGTGTATTTGCCTCAGCCATGGCATTGACGGCCGCCGGGAATCTGTTTGGGCGGGTGGTGCACAAACCAGGTGCGCTGATCCGATTACCCGGCATCATCATGCTGGTTCCTGGTAGCGTCAGTCTGCGTGGCTTGTTGGCTCTGGTGCAGCAACAAGATGTCAGCGTCGGACAAAATGCGCTGTTGGCGGTCACCAATATTGTGATGGCGCTGATGGCCGGGTTGCTGTTTGGCAATCTGCTGATTCCGGCCCGTAAGAATTTATGACGGGCAGAAACAGAGCGCAATAAAGACGCCGGGATTGCCGGCGTTTTTATTGGTTTGAATCAAGCGGCCTTAGACTTCTTGGTGGCGCGCTTGGTGGCGGCTTTCCGCAGCGAGGTCTTCTTTGCCGGTGCCTTCTTGGCGCCAGCCTTGTTGATCAGAAAGTCTTCCACCTTCTTGCCGGCGGCGGTCAGCTCGGCCAGCCAGCGCGGCTGCTTGCCACGGCCGGTCCAGGCTTCCTGGGGATTGGCAGGGTTGCGATACTTCGGCGGAACCTTGCCCAGTTTGCGGCCAGCGCGCGGACCCGGCTTGCTGGCAGCGGGCGGACGACC contains:
- a CDS encoding H-NS family nucleoid-associated regulatory protein — its product is MSIDLSGLSAKQLVALIKNAKKQQTAVAKRTPIAKVRTQLTRAAKAQGYSIEELFGASASAGPGRPPAASKPGPRAGRKLGKVPPKYRNPANPQEAWTGRGKQPRWLAELTAAGKKVEDFLINKAGAKKAPAKKTSLRKAATKRATKKSKAA
- a CDS encoding threonine/serine ThrE exporter family protein — encoded protein: MSAATIVLQSVSATYAQRVAFVSEIAGRLHSYGTTSQRLEAAVIGLSQKLGLDCEPLSNPTGIILSFSDPTKVIGSSDITRVIRLAPGENDLYKLSVADYVADSVANGRMSIAQGHTALRRLDGELDRRGKTMQVLAFGLAAAGVAGLWKLPWLDIATAGAIGMSIGLLTQYTDKRAATREAGEALAGLLAGVVAAVVASLLGPLNLNTVIIASLVVLLPGMSLTNAFNELASQHWVSGTARLAGAVTTVLKLTVGAVIAVTLTQLVGLHPQVTASRPQADWVEWASLLVAAYAFAVLFKASRRDYLWVMAAAMSGYVIARHAGHAWGGPAGVFASAMALTAAGNLFGRVVHKPGALIRLPGIIMLVPGSVSLRGLLALVQQQDVSVGQNALLAVTNIVMALMAGLLFGNLLIPARKNL